From the Marinomonas sp. THO17 genome, one window contains:
- a CDS encoding ABC transporter ATP-binding protein produces MSGSVELVQTTKIYDQVAVVDAINVKVEKGSYCCLLGPSGCGKSTTLRMIAGHESVTEGDILLNDRNVTNLTPRQRGTAMMFQNYALFPHMTCLDNIAYGLKVSGVNKAERHAQANEMLSLVNMLEHANKLPGQLSGGQQQRIALARALICKPDVVLLDEPLSALDPFLRIQMRKELKQLQQQLGLTFIHVTHSQEEAFALADQAIVMSAGKIEQAGSPRSIFESPKTEFVANFIGGHNVLTVSEAMPIPDVTNTFSVRADHIQTTSTSDDDIVVKVQIIDVEFQAQFYLLEAKLEDGQHLICYLPEDKFNTELMTIGKSINLYWSPERINAFHC; encoded by the coding sequence ATGTCGGGTTCGGTTGAGTTGGTTCAGACGACTAAAATTTATGATCAGGTTGCGGTAGTGGATGCCATCAATGTCAAGGTGGAGAAGGGAAGTTACTGTTGTCTGCTGGGCCCAAGTGGTTGTGGTAAAAGCACCACTCTTAGAATGATTGCAGGTCATGAAAGCGTTACTGAAGGCGACATTCTACTGAATGATCGTAACGTGACGAATTTGACACCACGACAACGTGGCACCGCCATGATGTTTCAAAACTATGCCTTATTTCCTCATATGACTTGCCTAGACAATATCGCTTACGGTTTAAAAGTTAGCGGCGTTAATAAAGCGGAACGCCATGCTCAAGCTAATGAAATGTTGTCTCTGGTGAATATGTTAGAGCATGCGAATAAATTGCCGGGTCAGCTTTCTGGTGGGCAACAACAGCGTATCGCTTTGGCTCGAGCCCTTATCTGTAAACCAGATGTGGTGTTATTGGACGAACCACTGTCGGCACTCGATCCATTTTTGCGCATTCAAATGCGTAAGGAATTAAAACAGCTACAGCAACAGCTTGGCTTAACCTTTATTCATGTTACTCACTCACAGGAAGAAGCCTTTGCTTTAGCGGATCAAGCCATTGTGATGTCGGCCGGTAAAATTGAACAAGCCGGTTCCCCAAGAAGCATTTTTGAATCCCCTAAAACAGAGTTTGTAGCGAACTTTATCGGCGGACACAATGTTCTCACTGTGTCTGAAGCAATGCCTATACCAGATGTAACGAACACTTTCTCGGTGCGAGCTGATCACATTCAAACCACTTCTACTTCTGATGATGACATTGTTGTCAAAGTACAAATTATAGACGTTGAATTTCAGGCTCAATTTTATCTATTGGAAGCCAAATTAGAAGATGGTCAACATCTAATTTGTTATTTACCGGAAGATAAATTCAATACCGAACTGATGACGATAGGTAAGTCTATTAACCTGTATTGGTCCCCTGAGCGGATCAATGCGTTTCACTGTTAG
- a CDS encoding PotD/PotF family extracellular solute-binding protein has product MKDKAIIDPTHQADSPATETAAKTPSFSRRSLLKGAAKAGVAAGAISGFPMIWAQNIKNVTLRQFGTGVSNLNAIADKCKEDLGFNLQLTSLDSDSVTQRAVTQPKSYDIADIEYWICKKVFPAGVMQPLDTSKLKNFSKISPLFITGKLTPDSEIAQGTAPHTVGFVESKGSTKFATEQTNWMTLIPTIYNADTLGIRPDLVGRPITTWADIMDPAYKGKTSILNIPSIGIMDAAMICEAMGEIKYADKGNMSKAEIDKTIDILIAAKNQGQFRAFWKSFDESINLMASGEVVIQSMWSPAVTAVRSRGIPCVYQPLKEGYRAWGGGLGLASHLSGLELEAAYEYIDWYLSGWVGAYLNRQGYYSAAPETSKNYMTPDEWGFWIEGKAAKGDILNPDGKVMEKAGAVRDGGSYWDRMGAVACWNSVMDENKYMVRKWNEFIVS; this is encoded by the coding sequence ATGAAAGATAAAGCGATAATTGATCCAACACATCAAGCGGATAGCCCTGCTACTGAGACGGCAGCAAAGACTCCGTCTTTTAGCCGTCGTTCGTTATTGAAAGGAGCGGCCAAAGCAGGTGTTGCGGCGGGTGCTATCTCTGGCTTCCCGATGATTTGGGCACAAAATATTAAAAACGTGACCTTGCGTCAGTTTGGTACAGGGGTGTCGAATCTTAATGCCATTGCAGATAAGTGTAAGGAAGATTTGGGATTTAACTTACAGCTTACGTCATTGGATTCTGACAGTGTCACGCAACGGGCTGTGACTCAGCCTAAGTCCTATGATATTGCAGATATTGAATATTGGATATGTAAAAAGGTGTTCCCAGCGGGCGTCATGCAACCTTTGGATACCAGTAAATTAAAGAACTTTAGCAAAATTTCACCGCTTTTTATCACTGGTAAATTGACACCAGATTCTGAAATTGCACAAGGGACTGCACCTCATACGGTGGGCTTTGTTGAATCCAAAGGATCCACCAAATTTGCCACAGAACAAACCAATTGGATGACCTTGATTCCAACTATTTACAATGCCGACACACTGGGTATTCGTCCTGATTTGGTTGGTCGCCCCATTACCACTTGGGCAGACATCATGGATCCGGCCTATAAAGGTAAAACCTCAATTTTAAATATTCCATCCATTGGCATCATGGATGCCGCCATGATTTGTGAAGCAATGGGCGAGATTAAATACGCTGATAAAGGCAACATGAGCAAAGCGGAAATCGATAAAACCATCGATATTTTGATTGCCGCGAAGAATCAAGGCCAATTTCGTGCATTTTGGAAGTCATTTGATGAATCAATAAACTTGATGGCGTCTGGTGAAGTGGTGATTCAGAGTATGTGGTCTCCAGCGGTAACAGCCGTACGTAGCCGCGGTATTCCATGTGTATATCAACCTTTGAAAGAAGGCTATCGAGCTTGGGGCGGTGGTTTAGGCTTGGCGTCTCATTTGTCTGGTCTAGAGTTGGAAGCCGCTTATGAATACATTGACTGGTACTTATCTGGTTGGGTCGGTGCTTACCTGAATCGCCAGGGCTATTACAGTGCTGCACCTGAAACCTCTAAGAATTATATGACACCTGACGAATGGGGCTTCTGGATAGAAGGTAAAGCTGCGAAAGGGGATATTTTAAACCCAGATGGTAAGGTCATGGAGAAAGCGGGTGCCGTTCGTGATGGAGGTTCTTATTGGGATCGTATGGGGGCTGTTGCCTGCTGGAACTCAGTAATGGATGAGAACAAGTATATGGTCAGAAAATGGAACGAGTTTATCGTTTCATAA
- a CDS encoding ABC transporter permease yields the protein MALSKNHHSYWQSLPLSLVLLGFLVFPIGVMLVVSFWDYNEYSLLPDFIFDNYEFLLTSNVTLKAYLQTLKYAFLTWLFTFGIGFTLAYFLAFHVRTQKMQTVLFLLCTVPFFTSNIIRMISWIPLLGRNGLVNSALQTGGFIDQPVDWLLYSDFAIILAYVHLYTMFMVVPIFNSMMRIDPNLVEAALDAGAAPWQIMKDIILPLSKSGIMVGSIFVFTLVMGDFITVKIMGGGIKANVATLIYNEISLLQYPAAAAGAIVLLITVLMMLMILFRLVDVRKEL from the coding sequence ATGGCGTTATCAAAAAACCATCACAGTTACTGGCAGTCTTTGCCGCTTAGCTTGGTACTTTTAGGCTTTCTCGTTTTTCCTATAGGCGTGATGCTCGTGGTTAGCTTTTGGGATTACAATGAATACTCTTTGCTACCCGACTTTATTTTTGATAATTACGAGTTTTTATTAACCTCAAATGTGACGTTAAAAGCTTACTTACAAACCTTAAAATATGCCTTTTTAACTTGGTTGTTTACCTTTGGAATCGGTTTTACCCTTGCCTATTTTTTAGCCTTTCATGTGCGTACACAAAAAATGCAAACGGTATTGTTTTTACTCTGTACTGTGCCGTTTTTCACTTCGAATATTATTCGTATGATTTCTTGGATTCCGCTACTTGGTCGAAATGGCTTGGTGAATTCCGCATTACAGACAGGCGGTTTCATTGATCAGCCAGTGGATTGGCTGCTTTATAGTGACTTTGCCATTATTCTTGCTTATGTCCATCTCTATACCATGTTTATGGTGGTGCCTATTTTTAACAGCATGATGCGAATTGACCCTAATCTTGTGGAAGCGGCTTTGGATGCAGGAGCCGCACCTTGGCAAATTATGAAAGACATTATCCTGCCCTTATCAAAGTCCGGCATCATGGTCGGTAGTATCTTCGTGTTTACTTTGGTGATGGGGGATTTTATTACCGTCAAAATTATGGGGGGCGGTATTAAAGCCAATGTTGCCACGCTGATTTATAACGAAATCTCTTTACTTCAGTATCCTGCCGCTGCCGCTGGTGCCATTGTCTTGCTGATTACGGTGTTAATGATGTTGATGATTCTGTTTCGTTTAGTGGATGTCCGCAAGGAGCTTTAA
- a CDS encoding ABC transporter permease has product MNKRPLSFYFLAAFFGIFILFLYGPNITIAILSFQGADGGLTFPMRGVSLHWFAQLLERQAVGDFASALVRSLVLGAMVMVCTVIFSLLAGLAFRKRFAGSSVIFYLTLASLILPSILVSLGIGLMFDRLGLTPEWFSSGFGAHLTWTLPFGLLIMFAVFNRFNPSYEMASADLGATSWQTFQFILLPLLAPSLTGIGLFGFTLSYDEFARTLMTSGSLNTLPLELFAMTTNVTSPVLYALGSVTTLVSFGVILITLILVKQLSPSSKK; this is encoded by the coding sequence ATGAATAAACGACCTTTAAGCTTCTACTTTTTGGCCGCTTTCTTTGGCATTTTTATTTTGTTTCTTTATGGCCCAAATATCACCATTGCTATTTTGTCTTTTCAAGGCGCCGATGGTGGCCTAACTTTTCCTATGCGTGGTGTATCCTTACATTGGTTTGCGCAATTATTGGAGCGTCAGGCGGTGGGAGATTTCGCTAGTGCTTTAGTGCGATCATTAGTCTTAGGTGCCATGGTGATGGTATGTACAGTGATTTTTTCTTTGCTGGCCGGCCTTGCCTTTCGTAAACGCTTTGCTGGCAGTAGTGTGATTTTTTACCTTACTCTTGCAAGTTTAATTTTACCTTCAATTTTAGTGAGTCTCGGCATTGGTCTCATGTTTGATCGCTTGGGGTTAACACCAGAGTGGTTTAGTTCTGGCTTCGGAGCGCATCTTACATGGACCTTGCCGTTCGGCTTGCTCATTATGTTCGCCGTGTTTAACCGATTTAATCCAAGTTATGAGATGGCTTCTGCGGATTTAGGAGCCACCTCTTGGCAAACATTTCAATTTATTCTATTGCCTTTACTGGCACCAAGCCTGACAGGCATAGGCTTATTTGGTTTTACCTTAAGCTACGATGAGTTTGCTCGAACTCTGATGACATCCGGGAGCTTAAACACTTTGCCACTGGAATTGTTTGCCATGACCACCAATGTGACTTCTCCTGTATTGTATGCCTTGGGAAGCGTGACGACTTTAGTGTCATTTGGCGTCATCCTTATCACATTAATATTGGTAAAACAGTTAAGCCCAAGCTCGAAAAAATAA
- a CDS encoding aspartate/glutamate racemase family protein has translation MTIAIINPNASHFMTKQMQASCSNLALQNETLWFECEKSPASIEGHSDGIYAAYHLLEKVRQLENSATPPKAYVIACFDDTGLDAAREITASPVIGIGEAAMHAASFISQNFLVMTTLQRSVGILERNLDHYGLRVRCAGVAASGLPVLSLDADEKSYDIVKQAAHKMLQAKKADALVLGCGGMSHWVDALQQDLGLPVLDGVRIAISFADSFIGLKLSTSKVLGYAWPEAKTS, from the coding sequence ATGACCATTGCGATTATTAACCCCAACGCATCCCATTTTATGACCAAGCAAATGCAGGCGTCTTGCTCTAACCTAGCTTTACAGAATGAGACCTTGTGGTTTGAATGTGAGAAAAGTCCAGCCAGTATAGAAGGGCATAGTGATGGCATATACGCAGCTTATCATTTGCTGGAAAAAGTTCGCCAATTGGAAAATTCTGCCACACCACCTAAGGCCTATGTGATTGCTTGCTTTGATGATACGGGTTTGGATGCCGCGCGAGAAATTACCGCTTCTCCAGTGATTGGCATTGGTGAAGCGGCCATGCACGCAGCAAGCTTTATTAGTCAGAATTTTTTGGTCATGACAACCTTACAAAGATCTGTTGGTATTCTGGAGCGTAATCTTGATCATTATGGTTTAAGGGTTCGATGTGCTGGGGTGGCGGCATCGGGATTGCCTGTTTTATCTCTTGATGCGGATGAGAAGAGTTACGACATTGTGAAGCAAGCAGCGCATAAGATGTTACAGGCGAAAAAAGCCGATGCCTTGGTGCTAGGTTGCGGTGGTATGAGTCATTGGGTGGACGCGTTACAACAAGACTTGGGTTTGCCAGTTTTAGATGGGGTGCGCATTGCCATCAGCTTTGCTGACAGTTTTATTGGTTTAAAATTATCGACTAGTAAGGTGTTGGGTTATGCCTGGCCTGAGGCAAAGACATCTTGA
- a CDS encoding DUF2202 domain-containing protein gives MTKYVICMAIAIIFAAFNVVNVVNASDRSFGADAAKQNKSPSIQQMLDYAIQDEYLARSEYELIMDKFGEQRPFSNIIRSEETHIKWLKEVYNNHSIPIPHDNSANHVELPKSLKDAFAIGVQAEIDNIAMYDSFLKNPLLEQADNDDIKSTFTKLMQASKNHLSAFEKGLSRHQ, from the coding sequence ATGACTAAGTATGTAATATGCATGGCAATAGCGATCATCTTTGCTGCCTTTAATGTCGTTAATGTCGTTAATGCAAGTGATCGATCATTTGGTGCTGATGCGGCAAAACAAAATAAATCACCGTCTATTCAACAAATGTTGGATTACGCAATACAGGATGAATATTTAGCGCGTTCCGAGTATGAACTGATTATGGATAAATTTGGTGAGCAACGCCCGTTTAGCAACATCATTAGATCTGAAGAAACACACATAAAATGGCTAAAAGAAGTTTATAACAATCACAGTATCCCTATCCCTCATGATAACTCGGCAAACCATGTAGAGCTGCCAAAATCACTTAAAGATGCCTTTGCAATCGGTGTCCAAGCCGAGATTGATAACATTGCCATGTACGATTCTTTCCTGAAGAATCCTTTGCTAGAACAAGCTGACAATGACGACATTAAGAGCACTTTTACTAAACTGATGCAGGCTTCGAAAAATCATTTATCCGCTTTTGAAAAAGGATTAAGCCGACATCAATAA